The following proteins are co-located in the Triticum aestivum cultivar Chinese Spring chromosome 1A, IWGSC CS RefSeq v2.1, whole genome shotgun sequence genome:
- the LOC123074348 gene encoding uncharacterized protein isoform X2: MEESDLEFVLDLVDRFPLREEFADNLEHPDPVPLRLLPRGRLALLARRIQMVNLVNREAPRWTKSLRGSALPDRTSCASRMNALDQSIRKFAEEPTKSVIKPELGISFDSLDDAYDFYSLYSWEVGFGIRYGQSRLNVERIKSMQEIVCGCSLSCGSYVQLSPLHMNLSLVCLD; the protein is encoded by the exons ATGGAGGAGAGCGACCTGGAGTTCGTGCTAGATCTGGTGGACAG ATTCCCACTTCGAGAAGAGTTCGCGGATAACCTTGAGCACCCGGATCCGGTGCCGCTGAGGCTGCTGCCCAGGGGGAGGCTGGCGCTCTTGGCCCGGAGGATTCAAATGGTGAATCTGGTTAATCGGGAGGCACCTCGATGGACGAAAAG CTTAAGAGGGAGTGCACTGCCAGACAGAACTTCGTGTGCTTCACGGATGAACGCACTGGACCAATCCATACGGAAGTTTGCTGAGGAACCGACAAAGAGTGTGATTAAACCAGAATTAGGAATAAGTTTCGATTCTTTGGACGATGCATACGACTTCTACAGTCTGTATTCATGGGAAGTTGGATTCGGTATTAGATATGGGCAAAGTCGACTGAATGTAGAAAGAATCAAGTCGATGCAGGAGATAGTGTGCGGTTGCTCGCTAAGTTGTG GGAGCTATGTGCAGTTGTCTCCACTGCATATGAACCTGAGTCTGGTATGTTTGGATTGA
- the LOC123074348 gene encoding uncharacterized protein isoform X1: MEESDLEFVLDLVDRFPLREEFADNLEHPDPVPLRLLPRGRLALLARRIQMVNLVNREAPRWTKSLRGSALPDRTSCASRMNALDQSIRKFAEEPTKSVIKPELGISFDSLDDAYDFYSLYSWEVGFGIRYGQSRLNVERIKSMQEIVCGCSLSCGTTYYAWVSFLCSFGLKKRHHGVS; the protein is encoded by the exons ATGGAGGAGAGCGACCTGGAGTTCGTGCTAGATCTGGTGGACAG ATTCCCACTTCGAGAAGAGTTCGCGGATAACCTTGAGCACCCGGATCCGGTGCCGCTGAGGCTGCTGCCCAGGGGGAGGCTGGCGCTCTTGGCCCGGAGGATTCAAATGGTGAATCTGGTTAATCGGGAGGCACCTCGATGGACGAAAAG CTTAAGAGGGAGTGCACTGCCAGACAGAACTTCGTGTGCTTCACGGATGAACGCACTGGACCAATCCATACGGAAGTTTGCTGAGGAACCGACAAAGAGTGTGATTAAACCAGAATTAGGAATAAGTTTCGATTCTTTGGACGATGCATACGACTTCTACAGTCTGTATTCATGGGAAGTTGGATTCGGTATTAGATATGGGCAAAGTCGACTGAATGTAGAAAGAATCAAGTCGATGCAGGAGATAGTGTGCGGTTGCTCGCTAAGTTGTGGTACGACATACTATGCGTGGGTTTCTTTTTTGTGCAGCTTTGGTTTGAAAAAACGGCATCATGGAGTGAGCTGA